In the genome of Candidatus Hydrogenedentota bacterium, the window CGGATCGGCGCCAATATGATTTGGGAAGCTGAAAAGCAAGGTAAAATACAGCCGGGCGGCACCATTATCGAACCTACTTCCGGAAACACGGGTATCGCGCTGGCATTTGTCGCGGCGGCTCGCGGGTATCGACTCATCTTAACCATGCCAGAAACCATGAGTATCGAAAGAAGATCGATGCTGAAAGCCTTTGGTGCCGATTTGATCTTGACTCCCGGCGATAAGGGAATGCCCGCTGCCATCGCTATGGCAGAAGAAATAGCACAAGAGAATCCTGATTACTTTTTGCCGCAACAGTTTAAAAATCCAGCTAATCCCGACATTCATTTTAAAACGACCGGCCCGGAAATCTGGGAAGATACCGACGGCAGTGTTGATGTGGTCGTTGCCGGTGTCGGGACGGGCGGCACCATTACCGGTATCAGTCGCTTCATTAAAACGACTAAAGGCAAAGCCATAGAAAGCGTTGCTGTAGAGCCTGCCTCCTCACCGGTGCTTTCCGGCGGCAAACCGGGCAAAC includes:
- the cysK gene encoding cysteine synthase A is translated as MRVFQDISYSIGQTPLVKLNNVLAHSKSGMILAKIEGRNPAYSVKCRIGANMIWEAEKQGKIQPGGTIIEPTSGNTGIALAFVAAARGYRLILTMPETMSIERRSMLKAFGADLILTPGDKGMPAAIAMAEEIAQENPDYFLPQQFKNPANPDIHFKTTGPEIWEDTDGSVDVVVAGVGTGGTITGISRFIKTTKGKAIESVAVEPASSPVLSGGKPGKHKIQGLGAGFKPEVLDMSLVDKVETVSDEEALEMARRLAKEEGIISGISSGAAVAVAVRLAQQPEYAEKNIVVILPDSGERYLSTPLFEQ